GGTTTCGCACCGAGGCGCCCGAGAACCACCTGAAGCTGATGGCCGAGGCGCCGAGCCAGGCGGAGGCGGAAGCGGCGCTCGCCGAGGCCGAGGCCGCCGCGCGCGCGGTGCTGGGCAGCGCGGTGTACGCGGCGGACGCGGAGGACTACGCGCAGGCGCTCGTGCGCCGGCTCGCGGACGCAGGGCGCACGCTCGCCGTGGCCGAGAGCTGCACGGGCGGGCTGATCAGCGCGCAGCTCACGGACGTGTCCGGTGCGAGCCGCGTCTTCCTCGGCGGCGCGGTGGTGTACGCGGAGGCGATGAAGTCCACCTGGGCGAGCGTCGCGCCCTCGCTGCTCGCGGCGCACGGCGCGGTGAGCCGCGAGGTGGCCGAGGCGCTGGCCTCGGGCGTGCGCGCCCAGGCGGGTGCGGACTACGGGCTCGCGGTCACCGGCTTCGCGGGGCCCGGCGGCGGCACCCCGGAGAACCCCGTGGGCACGGTCTACTGCGCGCTCGCGGGCCCCGCGGGGCTGCTGCGCTGCGAGCGCCGCCACTTCGCCGGCGGCCGCGAGCGCGTGCGCCTCTTCGCGGCGAGCGCCACCCTCGAGCTGCTGCGCCAGCACCTGCTGTCCTCCACGCCATGAACTCACCCGCTCCGGCCGCCCCGGCCGCTCCGACCCGCGCCCCGCCGCTGCGCCGCTGGGTGCACGCCCACCGCATCGAGCTGCTCGTCTTCGCGTTCGCGTACGTGGCGCTCGCCTGCTTCAGCGCCCAGCGCTTCCTGCGCCAGAGCGCGGCGCCGCACTTCGTGTACCAGGCGCAGGCCTGGCTCGAGGGCCGGCTGGACGTGGACCCCGCCGTGCTGCCGAACCTCGAGGACTGGGCCTGCGTGCGCGAGGTGCAGGGGCACAAGGTGCGCTGCGAGGGGCCGGTGCGCGCCACGGACCGCTGGTACGTGAGCTTCCCGTCCTTCCCCGCCGTGGTGATGCTGCCCTTCGTGGCGCTGCACGGCTACCAGTTCAACGACACCTCCTTCGGCGTCTTCGTGGGGGCGCTGGCGCTCGCGCTCTTCTGCGGGCTCCTGCGCGCGCTCGCGCGCCAGGGAGAGCTGCGGCGCTCGCCCGGGGAGAGCGCCGCGCTCGCGCTCGTGCTGGGCTTCGGCACGCTCTTCTTCTATTGCGCGCTGCGCGGCGAGGTGTGGTTCAGCGCCGAGGTGATGGGGGTGGCGCTCACCTGCCTCTACCTGCGCTGCGCGGTGGGCGCGCGCCGCCCGCTGCTCGCCGGGCTGCTCTTCTCCATGGCCACGCTCACGCGCACGCCGCTCGTCTTCACCGGCCTCTTCTTCGTGCTCGAGGCACTGCTGCCGGGGCCGGCCCGGCGCGCGCAGCTGGGGCGGCTGGGGGAGCGGCTGCGCGCGGCGCTGCGCCCGCTCGGGCTCTTCGCGGCCGGTGCGGCGCCGCTCGCGCTCCTCGCGGCGGCCTACAACGCCTACCGCTTCGGGCGGGTGGGCGAGTTCGGCCACGCATTCCTCTACAACAACCGCGTCAACGCGGACATCGACCGCTTCGGCCTCTTCGACCTGCACTACCTGCCGCGCAACCTGGAGGCGGCCTTCCTGCTGCTGCCGCGCCTCTCGCTGCAGCCGCTGCGCCTGGGCTACGACCCGCGGGGCCTGAGCCTCCTGCTCACGCTGCCGCTGCTCGTCCTGCTCGTGGTGCCGCGCGAGCGCGCGCGCCTGCAGCTGCCGCTGTGGCTCAGCGTGGCCGCGTGCGCGCTGCCGGGGCTGCTGTACCAGAACACGGGCTACATGCAGTTCGGCTTCCGCTTCAGCCTCGACTACACGCCCTACCTCCTGCTGCTCCTCGCCGCGGGCGGCTGGAGCCTGCGCAAGCCGGGCGTGCTCGCGCTGCTCCTGCTGGGGGTGGTGGTGAACTTCTGGGGGGCGGTGGCCTTCCGGGGGTACACCGAGCTGATGCGCAACTGGTAGCGCCCGGGGCGGGCCGCGCTTGACGGGGCCGCCCTTGCTGCGCACTAAAGGGGCGTGGACACCCCTTCTCCAGGCAAGCGCTGGCACACGCGCGAGGACAGCGGCATCCGGCTGGATCGCGCCCTGCGCTGGTGGCACGACGACGAGCCCATCGAGCACCCGCGCATCGTCGAGCTCTTCAACACCTCGCTCGGCCTCGACGAGACGGGCCGCTACGTGCTGCGCATCGGGCAGGACTGGTGCGTGGTGCAGGTGGAGGACGCGGCCTTCGAGGTGCGCGCCGTGGACGTCACCGGCGACGGGCGGGTCTCGGTGCGCCTGAGCGACCGCACCGCCGAGGCGCTCGCGCCGGAGTCGCTCGCCCCCGGCGCGGACGGCGTGCTCACCTGCCGGGTGAAGGGCGGCCAGGCGCGGGCCCGCTTCTCGCGCGATGCGCAGTACCAGCTCGGCCTCCTCCTCGAGGAGGGGCCGGACGGCGCGCTGGGGCTGCGGGCGGGGGAGGCCTGGCTGCCGGTCCCCCCGGACGCCCTGCGCTAGCGGCCCCGCCTCAGGCCGCCTCCTCAAGCGCCGCCGGGGTGGGGGCCGCTGCCTGCGGCGCAGCGCCCAGCAGCTCCGCGGCGAGCGCCTCGAGCGCCTCGGGGTGCTCCCGCAGCCACTCGCTCGCGCGCTCGCGGCCCTGCCCGATGCGCTCGCCCTTGAGGCTGAAGTGGCTGCCGGACTTGTCCACCCGGCCGGCCTGCACGGCCAGGTCCAGCACCTCGCCCGCGCGGTGGATGCCGGTGCCGTAGAGCAGGTCGAACTCGGCCTCGTGGAAGGGTGGGGCGACCTTGTTCTTCACCACCTTCACCCGCGTGCGCGTGCCGATGACGCTCTCGCCCTCCTTGAGGTTGCCCGTGCGGCGGATCTCCATGCGCACCGAGGAGTAGAACTTGAGCGCATTGCCGCCCGTGGTGGTCTCCGGGTTGCCGAACATCACGCCGATCTTCATGCGGATCTGGTTGATGAAGATGATGCAGGTGCCCGAGCGGCTCACCGCGCCGGTGAGCTTGCGCAGCGCCTGGCTCATGAGGCGCGCCTGCACGCCCATGTGCGCGTCCCCCATCTCGCCCTCGATCTCGGCGCGCGGGACCAGCGCGGCCACCGAGTCCACCACGATGAGGTCCACCGCCCCCGAGCGCACCAGCTGCTCGGTGATCTCGAGCGCCTGCTCGCCCGTGTCGGGCTGGGAGATGAGCAGCTCCTCCACGCGCACCCCGAGCTTGCGCGCGTAGTTCACGTCCAGGGCGTGCTCCGCGTCGATGAACGCCGCCACCCCGCCCTGCGACTGCACCTGCGCGATCGCGTGCAGGGTGAGGGTGGTCTTCCCGCTCGACTCGTTGCCGAAGATCTCCACCACCCGCCCGCGCGGATAGCCCCCCACGCCCAGCGCGCGGTCGATGCCCACCGAGCCGGAGGGGATGACCGCGATGCGCTGCTCGCGCGCCTCGCCGCCCAGGGGCATCACCGCACCCTTGCCGAACTGCTTCTCGATCGCCGCCACCGCCGCCGCCACCGCCTTCAGCTTCTCCGTCAGCTTGCTCATCGCAGCCTCCCTCCCTCGCCCACGCACCGGGGCTCGCGCTGGCAGGCCGGAAGTGGCCCGCGCGCGTCCGGAGAGGAGACTGAGCAACGCACGTGCCGCGCACGCGCGAGAGCGAGCCGGAGCGGCGCAGGCGTCCGAGAGGACGCGCAGCGTCCGGCACGCGGGAGCGACAGCCGTGTCTCTCGATGGCCGAGAGGCGCGGGAACGCGAGGCACCCTCTCCAGGGGCGCAGCGCCGCGCGCAGCGGGAGGCCCGCGTCCGGAGCGCCGAGGGGTGGGAGGACCGGGCTGCGCTCAGCCCGCGCGCTGCAGGGACCGCGCGGGGCGCCCCTCGGTGCCCGCGTCGGCGATCGCCTCGGGCACCCCGCCCGCGCCGCCGATGTCCTTCTGCAGCTGGATGAGCGCGTCGCGCACCTCCACCAGCAGCGCATCGCGCTCGGAGCGCGCGCGGTGGGCCGTCTCGATGGGACGGCCCAGCTTCATGCGGATGGCGCTGCGGCGCAGCCGGAAGCTGCCCGCGGGCAGCACCTGGCCGGTGCCGTCGATCGCCACGGGGATGATGGGCACCTTCGCTTCGAGCGCGAGCAGGAAGGGCCCCTTCTTGAAGGGCAGGATGCGGCCGTCCTTCGAG
This genomic interval from Aggregicoccus sp. 17bor-14 contains the following:
- a CDS encoding DUF1285 domain-containing protein; translation: MDTPSPGKRWHTREDSGIRLDRALRWWHDDEPIEHPRIVELFNTSLGLDETGRYVLRIGQDWCVVQVEDAAFEVRAVDVTGDGRVSVRLSDRTAEALAPESLAPGADGVLTCRVKGGQARARFSRDAQYQLGLLLEEGPDGALGLRAGEAWLPVPPDALR
- the recA gene encoding recombinase RecA, which codes for MSKLTEKLKAVAAAVAAIEKQFGKGAVMPLGGEAREQRIAVIPSGSVGIDRALGVGGYPRGRVVEIFGNESSGKTTLTLHAIAQVQSQGGVAAFIDAEHALDVNYARKLGVRVEELLISQPDTGEQALEITEQLVRSGAVDLIVVDSVAALVPRAEIEGEMGDAHMGVQARLMSQALRKLTGAVSRSGTCIIFINQIRMKIGVMFGNPETTTGGNALKFYSSVRMEIRRTGNLKEGESVIGTRTRVKVVKNKVAPPFHEAEFDLLYGTGIHRAGEVLDLAVQAGRVDKSGSHFSLKGERIGQGRERASEWLREHPEALEALAAELLGAAPQAAAPTPAALEEAA